ACCCTCTACAAAGCTAGTGTAGGTAACAACATCAGGACCAAACCCAGCAACCTTCATCAGATCCATCATCGTCCTAGCGTCATCAAACCTCCTAGCCTTACAAAACCCATGAATCAAAATGTTGAATGTCCTCGAATCCGGTTTAACAGTATCAAACAACTTCAAAAACGCCTCATGAGCATGCTCTATGCTGTTCTCCTTCACAAGTGCATCCATCAAACTGTTGATAGCATTAGTATCTATCCCCACACCATACTTCCTCTCCATCTCTAGAAACGCGTCAACAGCTTCACTGTACTTCCCTGACTTGGCTAACCTCCTCATAACTTTACTCATGGTATCGAGCGTGACGAGCTCGGACATCTCATCGACTAGTGCCCACATCAAATCGAAGTTCCTGCACTTCCCCAACACGTCAACCATCGAGTTGTAAGCGTGAGGGGAATGCGTATAACCTGTTTGCGATTTTGCCCAAGTGAAAAAGGCGTAAGCTTGGTTCCATCCATTGCTGAATCTCCTCAGAACTTGGAGTACCAGAGTCTCCGATACAACGACGTCGCATTTACTCAACGCGTTGAGGATCTCTTCGTGAGAAGCTTCCTTCTTGTTGAGAAAGTCGCTGACTTTATCGATATCTTCGATTGGTTTCTTCGCGACGTTTCCTGTTGAGGAGGCTTCTTCACGGCCTAGCTTCTGGGTCTCGACCCAGCTCGCTAAGGAAGGGATGACGAAGTCTTCGTCGTCGGAGATTGGGTTTGAAGAGGAAGGTTTGTTTGAGAGGAAGTCTTTGATCCAAGACGGAAGCTCCGGCGACTCTGCGGCGACAACCGGAGACTCATCGGTGTTAGAGAAAGCATTGTGGGTTGCGAGAAACCGCCGTTCATAGATTCTCCGGGGTAAGGAAGAtgagagaagcttactaatacGGAGCTTCGCGAGCATTTTTGTTGTCTGATTGATTTGCCTCTGTTTTGTCCGATGAAAGGTCGAGAGAGTTGGGTCAAAACCTAAAGTTTGCTGCTTTACGCCGGGTCGGATTGTTAATGGGTACGGGTCTCGATCTAATCTCTGCCGGGTTTAacaatctttatttatttagatttcagttttagattttttccaGTTACCTCATGCAACTGACAAGTGACGACACGTGTACAAGTCATCCTCAAGAAAACCTCTAATTTGCTGCTTCACGCGGGTCGGGTCGTTAATAGATACTGATCCAGGTCCAAtatcggggggggggggggggggggtttccCGGTTTAAATTGATGCTTATTATGAATTCCGGTTCAATTTCAGCGGGCTAACGGTTTAATTTTAGTTACCTCAGCTAACAAGTGACGTTTTAACTGACACGTGTACAAGTCAtcatcttcgtcttcttcctcttaaaAGCCCTAATTTCTGGAGGCGCGCCGTCGTACGTTCCGCACCTGCAGTCAGAGAAGAGAATCTAACTGCTCGCCTAGGAGACTGAAACCATGCAAAACCCACGAGCATCAGATGACTCCAGTTCTTCCGACGTCGAAGCTGAGATCAGCGACGGCCTTCCTCCGCTTGACAGATCTCACAGAGCCGTCGAAGATGAAGGTAATTAATGTGATTAAATGGGTCACTTGTTTCTTTCCTTCTCCACCATTTTTACcacaaaagtttcaatcttttttttgtgtgatcAGCTTCGTTGGTGATGAGAGCAGAGATGTATCAATGTTACATGAAGGAGCTTCCTCTTCCGACAAACCGCGGTTCGGTTATTCCCTTCACAAGTTGGGTCGGTTTAGGCT
The window above is part of the Brassica napus cultivar Da-Ae chromosome C3, Da-Ae, whole genome shotgun sequence genome. Proteins encoded here:
- the LOC106439623 gene encoding pentatricopeptide repeat-containing protein At3g22670, mitochondrial-like; amino-acid sequence: MLAKLRISKLLSSSLPRRIYERRFLATHNAFSNTDESPVVAAESPELPSWIKDFLSNKPSSSNPISDDEDFVIPSLASWVETQKLGREEASSTGNVAKKPIEDIDKVSDFLNKKEASHEEILNALSKCDVVVSETLVLQVLRRFSNGWNQAYAFFTWAKSQTGYTHSPHAYNSMVDVLGKCRNFDLMWALVDEMSELVTLDTMSKVMRRLAKSGKYSEAVDAFLEMERKYGVGIDTNAINSLMDALVKENSIEHAHEAFLKLFDTVKPDSRTFNILIHGFCKARRFDDARTMMDLMKVAGFGPDVVTYTSFVEGYCKEGDFRRVDEVLEEMRESGVKPNVVTYTIVMHSLGKARQVAEALGVYEKMKEDGCVPDAKFYSSLTHILSKTGRFKDAVEIFEDMTKQGVSRDVLVYNTMISAAVHHSRDEMALRLLKRMEEEEEEGGSCSPNVETYAPLLKMCCQKKKMKLLGALLHHMVRNDVSIDVATYILLIRGLCMSGKVEVACLFFEEAMRKGMVPRDSTCKMLVEELEKKGMGEAKLKIQSLVQSKVMTKSQSPLPVA